The Brachyhypopomus gauderio isolate BG-103 chromosome 19, BGAUD_0.2, whole genome shotgun sequence DNA segment taaaaaaaatttacttttACCGCAGTGCCCGCAATGTTCCGTGTTGAATTTTACAGTCATTGTAATTGAGCGCACATGTTGCTCATCTGACTGCTGGGGGCGCTGTTGCTGTGTGCTGAACTGtcaggtgtgggaggggctctCAGATCCTGATGGAGTGATGAGTGGTGCAGCCTCAGTAGACATGTGTTTATGTCATCAACGCAATTACGCCGTCCGAGACGACAGTCCCAGATCGGGAGTTCAGATCTGAGGTCTTCGAACGTGTCATGATCCACAGACGTCCGTTTGCAGCCTCTGAGACCCAAAGCAGCCTGTGGTTTTAGCATGTCTGGTCTTATTTGAAATCCTGTAGAAGGCATTTTAgactttttaaacatttttagtGCTACAGTGTTTGAGTCACTACTGAGGTTTTCACTGTTTATATCAACATCGGGGCCATTAACTCTCAGTTACTCAAATTGTCACAGCTTTAAGTTACTTTGGATCAAAGTGATTGCCAAATGTTATGTAATCTCTGCATGACAAGGTGGTCCTAGCATGGACACCTGATGGTATTTGGTGTGTCTTCCCACAGGACAGCGAGGTGAACAAGAACAGCCTGAGAGGCGACGCCCATAAAGAGGTGTGGCCTGAGTCTTCTGCCGTGCTCTCTCCGTCCCGGTCCTGACCTCAGCAGTCTCGGTCTGTGTCTGCAGGAGTTTCTCCAGCTGGTGGGGTCTCACTGTTCCTCAAACAGCTGCAGAGTGGTGCAGTGATGTCTCTCAGGCACAGATGAAATAGAGTTGGTCTCGGGCTTCAGAAAACATCTTTGTAGTGTTGTTTTCCAGATTTGTGACGTTTACAGCTTTGTTCTTCATTGCTAGCGAGTCCCGCAGTGAGGCTCCTCTTTAGTGTCACGCTTGAAGTGTCACCACTTTACGTTTTATCATTTCTCCccccttttttaaaaaaaaccGAGGAGTAGCTTTGGTGGTGTTTGGAAGGCGTTCGGCTTTGCCGCAGTTTGCTTTGTGGTTCATGTGGTTTTACTGTGTGCTGTCCTGGAAGAGCGCGTCCCCCGTGGGTAACATCGCCCGGCCGCTGGACGGAAACGGACTGGACGGCTCGCCGGTCCTGCGAAGGAGCCCGTCCAGAGAGGCGCCCTCGCCCGCCTCGCCCTATACCCACCCACGCACGCCCGGGCGACGCAGGACTCCGCCCCAGGTACCCGCCTCACCCTACACCCACGCGCATACGCTCAGGCCGCTACACCCGTTTGCTACGTCACCCCACGCCCACGGCAAGGCCACCGGGGGAGGTTGCCCACGGGTGTCCGCATCACGCCGTCTGCGCCCTGCAGACTGTAGGACGAATACATCGTGCATTATGCAGTTTCACAGAAGACGAAACACTGCCGGAATAATCGTGCGTTGAGGGCGGAACTGATGGTCTAACCGGGCCTTGGATTGGATTACACGGCTGTTGCTGTGCAGTCGTATGCAAATATAGAGCCCGAGGCTTAGACACCTGCCTCCGCGGTTTAGACTGCAGCTCTGTGGTCCACTCACTCCGAGTAAAAGCACATATGCTTTATGTCTGTTGTGTAACCTGTACACCACAGTACTGGGTGTGTTtcctaatgtgtgtgtatgtgggtgaacGTGTGGACGTCTGTGGAGCCCAGCGGAACCGGATCCGTTGTTTCTAGACTCCGTCAGTTCATGCTCTCCATCTTTGGCCTTTCCAGGAGGAGAAAACGCACTCCCCTTCTCGCTCTCCCTCGCGCGGTGCTCTGAGCCCGTCCTCCAGTCcagcgccccctactggccACCCTCGCGCCTCCCCTGCACGcgccccctctcctcctgtccagCACTAGGTGAGCCACACCTCCGCGGGGtcgctcctcccctctctcctcacagcTCGGTCATGACACCTCTCCTTTCTCTGTTCTGTCAGGATCCGCTCCACTCTGTGGAGTGACACTGGTGGGAGACGACACGCCCCCCCTTCCCCCTATCCCCGCCCACCCTACCCAGCATGCAGTGGCGCCGACCCACAATACAATGGGCCCGGGGACCACGTGCCTCGTGTGGGAACCCGGCGTACGCCCACGGACTCTCAGAGCCGCACGGCGAGCTTCCTGGCATCCTCGCCCCACACTGCAGCTCCGCCTCTGCTGCACAGCTTCATAAGCCAATCAATCAGCTGTTACGGTGACTGACAGGTCTGTCGGCCAATCAGGCTGCTGGAATGATGTGGCAAAGCTGAGCATTCTGGTGGGTTGCTATAAATATTATggcaattatattattattacataaCAATTCTCTTGGGtagttatttacatttatatctAGACAGATAATGTATTTGATTAGTAAAGCAACACATTTCACTAGCAATTAATGACATTATTTGTTGACATTGTGCGTTAAATGtacttttacattttcatttataacATTTTGCTTTTCTTTGTGTTGCTTTTCTCCCACGTACGATAGTGGTGAAGGAAGTTGGAACAACCAAACGGACCTCTTACACGGTGCCGGAgcgaggacgtgtgtgtgtgtgtgtgtgtgtgtgtgtgagaactggACTTTGGAGACAGGAGACGGGCTGTGTGTAGCCCCTTGTCCACCGTTTAGGGCACCCACGAGGGCACCGCACCTCCAGGGTCAGCGCAGTGGACCGGCTGTAGCCCCTGGAGTCCTTGAGCAAAGTGCCTCTACTCCCTGGACACGCAGTCTCCAACGCTCTGGCCTTTTAAACAGTACCAGCACCCTGAAGTGACACTCTTAACAGGCAGTCCGACGGTAACTCCGTGTTAGGACTTTGATATTGTTTTGTACCTGCAGTCATTTTTGCTAATCTCGGAAAAGTCTCCCTTCAGATCAGCCGCCTCGCTCTGACTTTTCGCCGCTATTACAACCAGTAATGGTCATGTTTTCTCCTGTATTCTACCTCCTTTAACTGGTGGATAACCAACAGCTTTCTATACTGTTATATACAACCTGTGGAGGCTGTTTATTACTGTACAACTAACGCGAATTAGTCTTACTTACCAATTTGCTTAGTAGTTGCTAGGCATTTCAGAAGCAAAGAGTAGTCATAATATGTTTGGCATGCTGACGTGAATAGCATACGCAACCTACCAGTGGTTCCCACTAGGGGGCAGTAATGTCAAACCTAGCCAACTAACGGAGAAGGTTTGAAACGTTTCTTAGCTGTGATTATCGAGCATGGTATACCGTTTAGCGTCACTCCACACAGAACAGTCCCATTTCGTTATCAGTTATGAAAACCATCATGAGTTGAATGGCATATATTGCTTGTAGGGAAGAATATCGACTGTGGTCGTTTAGGACAACATTGTAGTCACAGGGGCCTCATTCATTAGCTTGAAAGAAGCTACCAGGATAACCAGCACAGATTCAGCAACAACAAAATGTGTCTTCCACACTGGAACAGACTTCAATTTATTTTGACAATGTATAGAGTTACTGAGCTGTAGAATACAGAGATTGTTTATATGAGAACTGATCACCAATAGTGTCTTTGTGTTAGAGGATGTCATACGTCACAGATGGGTCAGActccacgcatgcacacacacacacacacacacacacacacacacgcacgcacaataGTCAGCCATACATGCACTCAATATgtcaaaataataaaataaaatatttaaaaaacacacatttatGCCCAGCAAGAGCAAAAGTGGACAAGGACAGGAAAAGCGTGGTCTCAGCTCTAATATTTAAACATACTAGATAAGGCAACGttttacacactcactctgtaAGCAAAACAGGCAGCAAGCAGTTGTCTTTCCTTCAAAAAGTCAACATTTCACACGCTTGGGTCATGCAACCAGGTGACGTGTTTCAGTCATCAAAACAGACTCCATTCTGTTCCTGCAGTACGATGTCAGCAAGAGCTTCGGGTTTCAGTCTGTGACCACATGGCTTTTATCAAAACGCTGTCTGCTCATTTTATGAAACGGTGTGAGGTTAACGCTTGCACACAGTCTATTTCTTTTGTTAGCTACATGCAACCTTGACTAGAAAATGTAGTTTTCTCATAGTGTATCTTGCTACATatgcaaaagtgtgttttagtaCAATAAACTATTTACAATTTTCATATCTTTACATACATAAGCATACAAGTTCTTCCTATGcaatgtcccccccccccccccccaagtcagAAAATAAAGACAGCGGCAAGAGTTTAACGACTTTATTAATCAACAGTAGTTTTAGACAATGCATTAAAAAAATCATATCTGTAAAACTATGTGTGCAATTAGATATACAATCAAAGACTGGGTAGAGACAGTAGCACTAATCCAGACCACCTGCCCCACAGTGAGACGGGCGTCTGTGGGCACTTGGGTTCAAACACACAAACGTAAGGTTCAATGTAGCTGAACACTAGTGCGTTGACTCACATTTTTCAGAaactaaaaagtaaaaaaaaaaaaaaaaaaaaatcctctaTCCATTAAATTCGCACTGCTTCGTGACTGGTTCTACGTCGTTTGCTTGTTTTAAGGAACTAATATTTGACCACAAATTCATAAATATAACAGGAAGTGGAATTTCTCGCTTTGCTTATTTATGTATGTGGCATCTTAAAGAAAATGATATAGAAATGTAGGACTGAAGTAATAGTCCACAATAACCTATACCATAAGTTGATGTACTTATACCATAATATTCAGGGCTCAGGAGAGATATTGCAAAATAATATATTACTGTGCTGAATTTACCTACCAATCGTGAAGAAAAGAATTGGAGTTCTTGACACTTTTGCAAGACTTATTTGAAACAGTCGATGTTCATCAATCAGCGTTAACAGGaatagcatagtttttaaaaagCTGGACAAGTATAACTAATGTGTTGTGAATATGCAAATATTCTTCACATTCGATTTAGGAAATGATGCTAATAAAATTGCAGAATATAAGCATCGCACCCGTGCCAGGTCCTGCTATTTTAAGGCCTTTTGGCTAGAGCTCCCTGGCCAAAGGGACAGAGAGTCTCTGTTTGGTGTAGAGAGAAAAAATATAGTCTGAAAAAGTCACACGTTGAATAAATATAGTCCATTAAAATATTGCAAATTAAGCATCATCGGTGAAATGTGCGGCTGGTAGCAGCACTCGCTGGCTGGTTTAAGGCAGTCGAGCGGTGAACATCCCTTTTCCCCCCTAGGCACGTTTGTGTGCCCAAGCAATAACGATAAGTAACGATAAATAAGATAAGTTTCCACGACTTCATCCTTGATGATGAAGACTGCAGAGAGTTATGCAGGGGAAGTCGGGTTAAGTTCGGATGCAGCCTGCGTCAGTCGTTATACACCAACAGTCAAGAAAGCGTTTACTACACTGAGAGAActgtatacaaaaacaaatactgaCATTTTCCATGTTTAACTATgatattaaaatacattaactACTATATTTTTGATGTTCCTAACAAGGCACAGACAAGAATCAGTAATATTGTCCCAACGTCCAGCCATCACCGTTGCCAAAACCTTCAGAGCACCGCGGATCTTCACGAACACAGTACCACAGCCTCTCTAATCCCGGTTGGCGTGTTGCTTATTGCCTGTGCACAACTCTCCTCCAGCCAAACTCGTTATTTACCCAAGACTGGTTCATTGGCAGGGAGGACAAGGCAACAGTAGTCAACCCGTCGTTCAGCTTTACGCTTGAGATTTTGAGTGAAATCTCGGACTGGCCCtaaaatcacattttttaaaaaaCGAACAGAAGGTAAATGTAATAGGCCAACATACACGCCATAGTCAGCTAGTGGTATTCGCTGGGGGGGTTACATATCCCCCATAAAAATCAGGTAAAATATGCAGTCCACCTATGAAATCCTTCAAAGGATGCGTTGAGGGAATAATATAACATTACTGCCATATAATTTCACCAAGACAATTTCCAAATACAAGTAAAAAAAGATTAAGCATCTGTCACATGATATAGTCTTTCTAATAACTTGCAATGATCTgttaaacaataaaaaaaaatgagatagcAGACTCCCACGTGTAGGGGGTCAAGGGGTCggctcacccacacacaccttgagAATACGCGAATCACTTTATGACTTTACTGAATTTCAACAGTGACGTGCAATCAACTCCAGACTTGAACTATTTCTAAGCTCATTTCCTCCCATTCTTTAACCCGGGTGAGTAATCAGGAGTTTAAGGCGTAATCTGTTACCATTTTGCCCGATTGCCTACTGTACGAGAGCTGATTAGCAATCGCAATacgtaaaaacaaaaaaatatataaatatgtcgGAGCCACGACAGTAAGGATAAAATGTGGAAATATTGCATGTAAgcccacacacaatcacacacggaCATACACAGGAACCCAGAGAGGAGCATGTCCACATGAGGAGATAAGAAGGTAGTCAGTGCCCCTCCGTTTTGGGTGGTGAATGTAGCGGAGTTCCCACCTCTGGGGTTCGGGTTGGTCATGGTGGGGACAGCAGGGGGTTTATATCAGTGAGCAGTGCCACAGTGTGTCCAGTGGTTAGAGTTGGGGGGGGTGCACCTggcgcacacacaccagcctaaAGGTCAAGGGTTAAAGGTCACTCATACTGTCCCGGGGAAGTTGTAATGGTTACTCCTCTGTGCCTCTGCCACCTGTAGCCTAGGCTTGCACTCCCTCTGCTCGCACTCCACAGCGCCACCTTCCTGGCAGAGCGGGGGACGATCCTTGAAGAAGTCGGAGACGTAGCGCACCTGTGCGgcatttaaaaacatcttcagACCCATGAGAATGACACCTTCTGGGAGATACTAACATGCTGGTCAATGTGAGAATGAAAAAGCACTTACATTAAGGATGGCAATGAGCGCCCCCTGGAGGAGGCCCACAAGTACGTCACTCCAGTGGTGTTTGTAGTCAGAAACGCGCGTGTAGCCCACGTAAATCGCAAAGGCCACCAAGAAGAACTGGATTGTGGGACGGAGGAGACGTGCCCACTTGAATGCCATGCGCGCATGCACATATAACTGCAGAGAGACCCAGAGAAAGATCCATGATCAAAAAACAGATGTCctaacccagtggttcccaaacgttttctgccgtgcccccctttagtagatgagaatatttttgcgccccccctacaccccttcccccccatattgacacatgtgcacatgttttatttcCAAGCTCCGcaccccccctgcaatagctccgcgccccacctagggggtgcgccccccactttgggaaccactgtcctAACCTTTAAACTCAAACTAAATGTGTACACCTTCCCCAGACTCAACATATTTGTGTCAGCAGTGAACCCAAGTTATGGTTATCAGATTTATCCAACATAGTTATCAGACTTATCCAAACCCAAAAGATTTACTTAAAGATATCAATCAAGCCCCAACTTCACCAGATCTTAAGCATTTTCTGATCAAGTCTCTGTGAAAAAGACTCTTGGATGGTAGTGcacaaaaaaaaagatgtttTCACATCTACACTGAAATCCAATACCAAACTTCCTGCATTCTTGAATCTCTTAATTAAACCAAGTCAACAAACTCTACTGGCTTGCATAGGTGTGAGCGGCAATGTCATGTTGTTAGCATGTCTGGGCACGACACGTGCAACAACTTCTGAGCCAAACGCATCATCCAGACACGTCTGCGTTCAGGGCCGGCAGAACTCGTGCGTCATGCGGTCAGGCCAAATGACACCGGAGAGGGCCGTTCGCATTCAAACCGAAGCTTCTGAGAACCTGTTTGCACAAGTGGGCTATCTTGTCCTCCGAGTCCGGCAACAACTCACCGCCAGGAACAGCATACAGTACATCCCGAAGGAAGAGTGGCCGGAGTAGAATGACAACCTGGAGCCAAAATGTAGGAGAAAAACACGGTTAGCGGAACCATTTTAGCTAACACTGTTTTTAGTTTACAGGCTTGGGAAAAGCCCAACGACATGGCAGATAGAGGTGGAAAGTCCAACACGACCGTCACTGAATGTCTAATTTTACAACTTACAAAAGAAAAGCCTTGTGCTGATTATGCAAATAAGCTGTTTTATTGCACAGGATATACACGTTGCTGACTGTAGCACACACGTCAATGCAGAAGCTGCTATAAAGATCGTATTGATGATGTAAGCCCATTGTAAAAAAGGCTACAGGCTGTGTAGCACAAACAAAAGCACCCCTTGGAGAAAGGTCAAATCCTATGACCACACAAGTGAAAaggaacaggaagtgaaaaTGACAGATGACggcaaaaagaaacaaacacaggaAGTGAGGTTCAAAGCGGTGCAAACTTTAGCCCCGACCTTCCCGTCTCGCATATCTGTACCTGGATTCGGTGACGTTGCGTGGTTGTCCTGTACAGTTGATCTGTAGCATGTAGCCGTTGCACACGGCCGGAGCGCACACCGCCATGAAATTGGGACGAGGACGACCGATGGTGAACTTAGCCATGTCCGTCAGGGACTGGCTCACGCAGGCGCCAAACATAAAGGTCCCAACAACTTTGTAGAGTGCGGCAGCGTAATGGTTAAACCCAGAGTTCGAGTAGAGGCGCTTGGTGTAGACCAGGTATGCTTCTCCTGAGGTAATCTGTACAAGGAGGGggaaatgacaaaaaattaaGAAAGTGCTTAAAAGCACATGCAGTCCATTTCTGCCCAAGCCAGACCAGGTTTTGAATCTGTTTCAGTCCCTCATACATAGAACTCTGCAGATTAatcaagagagggagagagcccaAGGAGTGTTGGAAGCAGTTTCAGAGTAAACACATGGACCATCTGTTCTGGATTGAAAACCTCGGCTTTAAACTAATATGGCTAACAATGAAAGAAAACTGGTTAGGGTCAAAGTCTCGTGTTAATTAATTGAACAGCATCATTACAGAACGTTAGCATTATGTAACGTTAGTTTTAAGGGACATTAGCCTTCAGAATGTTAGCATTTTGGAACGTTAGTTTTTAAGGAACATTAGCCTTCAAAATGTTAGCATTATGGAACGTTAGTTCTTAAGGGACATTAGCCTTCAAAATGTTAGCATTATGGAACGTTAGTTTTTAAGGGACATTAGCCTTCAGAATGTTAGCATTATGGAACGTTAGCCATGCAGAACGTTAGCATTATGGAATGTTAACATTTGTTCATTCCGGAATGACTACATTTCTTAGTGAAGTTCTTACTGTCAATTAAACTCTTTCACACGTGCAAAATTAGCATCAGTTAACACATGTTAATGTGGAAGAAAAACAACCTGACATTTCATCAGTGACAGGTTGTTACACCGCACAGAAGTGACTGAAATCTGACCACAAAGCGCTTCTCACGGACGTGAGATGGACCGTGTGGGGCAGCAAACTGGCGTAGGTGAAGGCTTACGATGATGATGGAGCAGGAGATGGTGACAGCAGCCATCATGCCATGAGAGATGGTGTCGGACTTGTACGGGTACCGGATGGTCTCGTCGTCACAGTAGATACCACGCTGGTACGGCTTGAACATGATCGTCAAGATCATGTACGGCATTGCGGCtggaagacacacacatacacacacacacacacacacacaaccatgagTGATGATGTAGTATCACACTGCATCTCACTACATTTCTTAAACTCATCGGGTTCCCGGGGTTACTGCACATTTCTCCCTTAAGCCATTACCCCAGCAACAACCCCCccacaagattttttttttacccagcAACCCCCACAGGACTCGGCACGAGGCTACACATCACTGCATTTAGCGGCAACACCTCAGGATGAAGCATTACAGGAACAGACCTCTAGCTGACTCTACGATTACTAGGCCGTGACCCCTGGCCATAAAATATGCACGAGTTGCTCCAACGGGCAGACACTCTCCACTGCAGATCCCATGGGGTCTGATAAAGGTGCTAAAGGAGCCTTATCTACAGCTTGAGCAGTCAGTCACACCTGCCGGTATCTGTGAACTAGGAACCGTGCTAGCAGGCCTGGGGATTGAGGTTGTAGTGCAGGTGCTTATCTGCTGGAGCTTCCCATTGACAAAAAGCAACACGCATCACGGGGCCTGAAGACATGCTAGTGTGTCTCCCGATGTCAAGAGCGCTGAAAGGGACGTCTCGCAGCCCGGGACAGATCCTCTCACACAGAGTAGAAAACGCAAGATGCTGCCGCCCTGATTGGCTGTTGAACTGCAAATTAAAGATTGAGAACTGGAGGAAGAAGCGGTTGATTGATTATTTGATTGATCAGTTGATTGATCCATCTCTAATCTGGCCAAGACTTGAATGTGTGCATTCAAGTGTGTGAGTTCAGGAGCTTGGAAGCACACCATTGTGAGCTAACTCAGCGGGGTCTTGATGTTAGAGACGGGTTGGAACttcactctacagtgtggtaGACCTCCGGGATTAGAGCTGGTTACCCCGGCCTAAATTATACTCACTAATAAACACTATACGCTCACTATTCACCAACTACTCCTGTGAAAGCAAATAACTACCAGTCCAAAGTAAATGTACAATTTAATGTACAAGTCTTTTAAAAGCTGAAGAAAGCCTCTTGCCGTTGTGTTTGTGGTCTTTCCAAAAAGCAGAGAACCACTCATCACCATTTGTTTCTCATTTCAGGGAAAGTGAAGTTGGTTGATTGGATGACAGAACTTTACATGCCCATTGAATGCCTGGCTAACCAACAGGAAAGGCTCCCATTGTTCCAGTTAAATTtgcgagtgcgtgtgtgtgtgtgtgcgtgtgtgtatgtgtatactgGCACGGTCGCCGTTCACCATCTGGACGGTGTCTTCTTCCAAACAAAATGCACAAACATGGTCCGGAGCTGGACTTGGGAAAATGATAGTCAGAAACAGGAGTGACCAGTGTTGGGGACATGCGATAAGACTGAAACAATGTTGTGATAATCTGTTAAGTGTAAATTGGAGGTGCTTTAAAGGATCTGTTGAGCCTGCAGgaagactttgtgtgtgtgtgtgtgtgtgtgtgtggcacctggCTGATGTCCAGAGCTCCTAACATCAGCCGGGGCAGATAGGCATGTGGTGATAAACCTGTCTCTCTAATTCATGCCTGGAACAATGAACAAGCTTTGGTAGCCTTTTTGGGAACTCGTTAAACTTTAGCAAGATTGTTGTTCCAgatttaggggggggggggggattagagGAGGTTGGAGTCACAAAGTGACTCTCTGCTTTcaggtgaaatccatttcaTGAGCGGCTATTTTAGTATTTTAGGGTCCGTACAACTACACTCGTATAGAGCACTGGGAAGTCTGAATTTGCCATTACTGTAGCGATTTCTTCTTGTTTAACATTTCAGGTGCAGAATACTCGAAATACTACAGTCTGGTGTCGCAACAAACATTTCAGATGCCAGCGACAAATTACCTTGGCCAACAAGTCTCTccgtctctcagtctctctctctctctctctcaaagttGCATTTTTGGGTCATCATCAAACAGTACAGAGTTTGTATGAGGTCAGTGCTCCTAGATACGTTGATCTCACGGTATGTGAAACCCAAAAAGCAGAATCTGCTTCTCTTGCGTCAGCACTACAGAACAGAGTTCTACTCTGCAGTCCAGAACCTGTCGTCAAACGCACAAACCGTCCACTTCAGCCTGGGCTTTGCCTCTTGGACCGGGCTGCTGTCAAAAGGAAGAGACACGTGGAGCAGGAGACACGTGGCGCAGGAGACCGGCGCTGTGCTGCTTCCGACCGGGAGGCCCCTTTAAATTCAGGACATGGCCGGGGACGGCAGATCAAACGGAGACTCCCAGGGGAGGGGAAAGAGCTGCTTGAACGCTAAAGATGAAAAGACTACGGAAGTGAGTAAGGAAGGCCTGGTTGAGGCCACGCCAGATGAATCTACAAAGAAATGAGCAGAACTCCTTAGTTTGGTGATGGGTATGAGGAAATCGTGTTACAAAGACGCTTGGGTCCAAGCTAAAGACCAGTCGTCATAAATCAGGGGTTATATCCAGGCTCAGAGAGGGGGGCAAAGCTATATTTTGCTCAAACTCCAAGTCAATTAGATAGATTGTCAAAATACAATTCATAATCGGGGCCAGGGAACATTTAAGGAGTGTCCCTCAACAGACACTTGTTTGCTTAAGTTTTAAGAATGATAAACTGTCTGTTCCTTCCTTTTCAAGTTCAGCAGACTCCAACATCTACAAACAGGGAGACCGAAGGCTGTTTCTGTGGAACACCTCTGAATCTTAATACATGAGGTCATGTGCGAAATTTCACAGAAGAGTCATTGTGTCACcaggaaatgtgtgtgtatgcgagtgtgtgtgtgtgtgtgtggtggcatCATGTTCGAGTCCAAGGTGACCTGATGTTACCTCCACTTTACAGTGACTGGCAGAGAAGAAATTTGGATAAGTCGTTGCTGTTGTAATTGCCAACTCCCCCAGATATGCTGCAGACATACATCATGTCAGCGTACGCCGAGCGCATGATTTTCTCATCGCTGAAATGATACTTGGACTCTCCAAATGTTTTTCTTAAAGACTAAAAGCTGGTCGAGCCAAATTTCCTTTTCCACTGAATGTAGAAGACAAATTGAAGACAGAAGACGTGACAAAGACAGCTGAAAAATGAGCGTGTGCTGGAACAAACGTCAGCGTTGACTTGTCCTTCTTCATATGGTGTTTGTCTTTCACCGAATTTATCTGCAGGACATCCCCCAGGAAATCATGAAGAGAAGCTGTAGAAATGCACTCAAAATGTCTGTGGGAAGTTCTCCCTCGAAAAAGGATCCTTATTCTCCAAACAAGAGAATGTGGTAAGATTTTCAGATTGAGGGGCCTGAATCAGTAAGTCATCAGAAAGTCATCGTCATTGTGGATTGTTTCAGTAAGGGGCGATTACGTCATCCAAGGCCGAAATAGTTCACGACACTGCAGGTAAATCATA contains these protein-coding regions:
- the plpp2a gene encoding phospholipid phosphatase 2, whose amino-acid sequence is MMELRKKKIFILVDVVCVFVAAMPYMILTIMFKPYQRGIYCDDETIRYPYKSDTISHGMMAAVTISCSIIIITSGEAYLVYTKRLYSNSGFNHYAAALYKVVGTFMFGACVSQSLTDMAKFTIGRPRPNFMAVCAPAVCNGYMLQINCTGQPRNVTESRLSFYSGHSSFGMYCMLFLALYVHARMAFKWARLLRPTIQFFLVAFAIYVGYTRVSDYKHHWSDVLVGLLQGALIAILNVRYVSDFFKDRPPLCQEGGAVECEQRECKPRLQVAEAQRSNHYNFPGTV